GGACTGGCCAGCCGTATGCTGCCGCGCGCGGGCTGGCGCGCATCCGGACAGCGCAGGACGGCACCATGAGCGACCTGTTCGCGGGCTTGTCCGCATTCCACTTTCTGCGCCCGGTATGGCTGCTGCTGTTGCCACTGATTCTGTTGCTCTGGTGGTACCTGCGTCGCGATGGTCGCCGCGATGCCGAAGCCAGCGAACAGATCGCCCCGCACCTCGCCAAAGCCCTGACGGTTGGTGATCGCATCAAGCGCCATTTCAAACCGGTGGACCTGATTGCCCTGCTGCTCACGCTGCTGACCCTCGGCACCGCCGGCCCCAGCTGGACCCGCCTGCCCGACCCACTGATGGCAAAAACCACGCCGCTGGTGGTGGTGGTGAAAGTCAGCGAAAGCATGCTGGAAAAAGATGTTCCCCCTCAACGTCTCGCCCGCGCCAAACAGAAAATACTCGACCTGCTGGAAACCCGCGACGGTGCGCCCACCGCACTGGTGGCCTACGCCGGCAGTGCCCACCGTGTGGTGCCCCTCACCGACGACCCGGCCCTGTTGCGCCCCTATCTTGACGGACTGAGTCCCGAGGTGATGCCAGTAACAGGAGAAAACGCCGCTGCGGCACTCAAGCTCGCAGAACAGATACTCGCCAAGGACGAGACGCCCGGTGGCATCCTGTTTTTGCTCGACACTCTCAGCGATGGCGATGCCAGTACCATGTCCCAACGGAGTGAGAAAAACGGCCTCGGTTTTCTGTTGGTGGCGCCCGGTAATGCGAATGGCGGTGCGGTTTCCAAAGTGCGCGGTGCCAGGGTGGAAAGAGTGACGCCCAACCAAAGCGACCTGTTTGCACTCAACCGCTATTTCGACAGCGCCTTCCGCCAGGCACTGGCGTCCGACAAAAACCTGCAGTGGGAAGACCGCGGCTGGTGGCTGGCGTGGCCAGCGGCGTTACTGGCCCTGCTGTGGTTCCGCCGCGGCTGGGCCATGTCCAGAAGAGCCGCCCCCGTCAGCACCAGCCTGATTCTGATTATGCTGTGCCTGCAGTTTTCCCCCGACAGTGCCATTGCACAAACAAGTACCAGGGGCGGCGGGTTGCTCGGGTGGCTGTTCACGCCGGACCAGCAGGGTCAGTGGTTTACTTTTCGCAAAGACTATCGCCGCGCTGCCAGTAGTTTTCAGGATTCATATCGAAAAGGCTACGCGCTCTACCAGGCCGGGCAGTTTGAGGATGCCGTATTGGCCCTCGCCGAACTGAACACCCCCGAAGCCGTGTTCACCCGTGGTATGGCACTGGCCAAAACCGGACAGTACGAGGGCGCCATCGCCGCTTTTCAGCATGTTCTGCAACTGGACCCGGAATTTCCCGGCGCACAGAAAAACCTGGCATTGACGCAAAAAATTCTCGCCTATATGGAAGAGACCCGCGGCGAGGAGGACGAAGAACTGACCAAATCTGACGATGAAGGCGAAGAATCCGAACTGGAACAGCCCGAGCAGGAGCAGCAGGAACAGGACAAGGCAAAAAAAGACAAACCGGTCAGCGAAGACCAGTGGATGTCCACCCTCGACACCAGTACCAGCGAGTACCTCAAACAGCGCTTTGCCGCGGAAGCCAGCAGTGCGAATAGCCGTAACGAAAATACCCGGGAGAATCGCCCGTGAAACGATGGATTCTCTCGCTTACTTTCTGCCTGTTTACCAGTACACAGGTCGTGGCCGCGGATACACCCCGGATTGAATCGAAGCTGTCAGACGACAAAGCGGTGCCGGGCCAGTCCATTTCCCTGTTCGTCACCATACTGGTCCCGACCTGGATGACCCAACCGGCGGATTTTCCTGAATTCGACCAACCGAATCTTTCCGTCACCCTGCCGTCCCGCTCGTCACAGGCTGTCAGCCAGGTCATCGACGGCACCACCTGGTCCGGGGTCACCCGCGAATACCTGATCATACCGCTGGCACCGGGTAGCTACCGTCTCCCCGCCGGGGACATCAAGGTAGCCTACAAAAATCCCGACGGTGGCGACGACCTGCAGACCACGCTTAAGCTCGCACCGCCGCCAATTGTTGTGAGCGCACCGCAAGGTGCGGAAGGATTGAATCCGTTTATCGCCGCCCGTGACCTTACCCTTACCCAGGAAATAGAAGGGGAACCAGAAAAGCTGCGCGCGGGCGATGCCTTTTCCCGCGCCGTCACCGCGACCATCGAGGGGTCGACGGTGATGTTTATTCCCCGGTTGCTCAATTCTCGCAGTCCGGAAGGTCTCGCCGCCTATGCCGACGCTCACAAGGCGGAAGACAAAACTGACACCAGTACGGATGAGACCACCGGTATCCGCAGCGAGCGCGTCACCTATGTAGCGGAAAGCGGCGTGCGCGGCACACTGCCCGCGGTGACACTGCGCTGGTACGACCTGGACGACGGCACCATCAAAACCAGCAGTGTGGAAGCCGTCAAAGTGCACGCCCGTGGACCAGGGCCACTCACGGGAACCAGCCTGTGGGAAAAACTTCTCATCCTGCTCGCCGCGGCCCTCGCCATCTGGCTACTATTTCAATGGGCGCGACCGAAAATTCATGCCCTGCAAAAGCAGCGTGAGCAGCGCGCCAGAACCTCCGGCAAACGCGCCTGGCAACAACTGCAAAGCGCCTGCGCCGCGCGCGACTATCCGGCAGTACTGCAGGCGCTGTCCGAATACAAAGTACACCAGCGGGCTTCCGCGAGAACGTTGCAGCCCGCCCTGCTAACATTGGGCGCAGCGCAGTTTCGCCAGGTCTCCACGGACACGAACCTTGACGCGGCCTGGCAACAACTGGCGCAGGCCATTGACGCGCTGAAGCCCGCTGCGATCCATCACCGTCAGACCGCACTCCCTCCCCTGAACCCCTGACAGATACATGCGCCGAAATTCCTTGCGCAACTTTACACACGCAAGTCGAAAATTCCGTCTAGGGTAAATAGAAGCAAGGCTATATCCGCCAACTCCTCATGCTGTATAGAGGAACCATCATGATTGATCGACTCAAGATTCACTCATGGCTCGTCGCCATCCTGTTTTTCCTGTGCCTGGCCAACGTCTCTGCGGTCCAGGCCGCAGATCCACTGCCCTCCTGGAACACAGGGCCGACCAAAT
This is a stretch of genomic DNA from Microbulbifer bruguierae. It encodes these proteins:
- a CDS encoding VWA domain-containing protein, with product MSDLFAGLSAFHFLRPVWLLLLPLILLLWWYLRRDGRRDAEASEQIAPHLAKALTVGDRIKRHFKPVDLIALLLTLLTLGTAGPSWTRLPDPLMAKTTPLVVVVKVSESMLEKDVPPQRLARAKQKILDLLETRDGAPTALVAYAGSAHRVVPLTDDPALLRPYLDGLSPEVMPVTGENAAAALKLAEQILAKDETPGGILFLLDTLSDGDASTMSQRSEKNGLGFLLVAPGNANGGAVSKVRGARVERVTPNQSDLFALNRYFDSAFRQALASDKNLQWEDRGWWLAWPAALLALLWFRRGWAMSRRAAPVSTSLILIMLCLQFSPDSAIAQTSTRGGGLLGWLFTPDQQGQWFTFRKDYRRAASSFQDSYRKGYALYQAGQFEDAVLALAELNTPEAVFTRGMALAKTGQYEGAIAAFQHVLQLDPEFPGAQKNLALTQKILAYMEETRGEEDEELTKSDDEGEESELEQPEQEQQEQDKAKKDKPVSEDQWMSTLDTSTSEYLKQRFAAEASSANSRNENTRENRP
- a CDS encoding BatD family protein, with the translated sequence MKRWILSLTFCLFTSTQVVAADTPRIESKLSDDKAVPGQSISLFVTILVPTWMTQPADFPEFDQPNLSVTLPSRSSQAVSQVIDGTTWSGVTREYLIIPLAPGSYRLPAGDIKVAYKNPDGGDDLQTTLKLAPPPIVVSAPQGAEGLNPFIAARDLTLTQEIEGEPEKLRAGDAFSRAVTATIEGSTVMFIPRLLNSRSPEGLAAYADAHKAEDKTDTSTDETTGIRSERVTYVAESGVRGTLPAVTLRWYDLDDGTIKTSSVEAVKVHARGPGPLTGTSLWEKLLILLAAALAIWLLFQWARPKIHALQKQREQRARTSGKRAWQQLQSACAARDYPAVLQALSEYKVHQRASARTLQPALLTLGAAQFRQVSTDTNLDAAWQQLAQAIDALKPAAIHHRQTALPPLNP